Sequence from the Vicinamibacteria bacterium genome:
GCGAAGACCCTCAGGAGGCGTTCGAGTCGGACGGATGGAGCCAGAGCTGAGCCTTCGACAACTCCCGTTCCGTGCGCTCCCCGTCGCTTCTTCCTCCCTGAATGAGGCGTAGCTGCGGCCGCGCCTTCCGAGTCGCGCAATCATTGCAGAAGTCCTGCCACTTGTCCGTTGGCCCCTGACAAAGACGACATGAAGAGAACATGACTGACAACTCCCCCACACGCATTTCGAGTTGAGTCCTGAGGCGGGATTGCTGGGGTCCCCATCCCCAACACAAAAAGGCTACCTGAAATCCTTCTGAGATTCAAGCGAAGGCTCGGCCTTCCCCGACGATAGCTCTCGAGGCCGGGCGACGATGTCGAACGCGATCTTGAGCTCTTTCTTGGTCTTGACCGAGCCTCCGGCGACGGAAATCTGAGGTACGCCCCACTGGTCGGATGGAAGCTCGAGAGCTCCTCGAGCGGTCAGTCGATCACCTTCGACCTCGAAGCTCGCCGGAACCACGAGGTTCCTTTCCACGCCGCGCAGACTGAGGCTCCCCGTTATCTCCAGACGGGTGATTCCTTCGTCGTTCTTCACGAGCTTCGCGGCGGACGACTCGAACCGAATCATCGGATGCTCGCCGAGCGACAGGGCCTTGGTCTCCATGTCCGACTGAATCTCTGCACGGTCGTCTTCGCTCAGCTCGGCGTCGGCGACGGCAAGAGACGACGCATCGACCTCGAGAACGAAACGAGATTCTTGGGGCGAGTCCGCGTTCCACGAGACGATTCCCTCCAGGGCTCCGACCTCGATGAGATGGTCGTGGCCGAACATCTTGAAAAAGCCCGCCCTGCCCACCTCGATGGTCATGCGGCTCTCGTCGGAAATCACCTGATACGACCGTTCGCCCTGAGCCACCGCCCCGAGCATCAAGAGACCCGTCATGATCGAATCGAGCATCCTGCGCACTCCCTTCGGACTCGGGAGAAACCCGGCCCTCGTTCTTGCTTCGAGCATAGACCGGGCGACACCCGTCCCGCTGTGAAGCGGTTCGCAAACTGGGCAGGGTGATGAAAAACTCAGCCCCCCCTGCGCGAGCGGAGCGAGCCCGGCGCGCTCGCCGCGCCGCAAGCAGCCCGAGCCGTGGCGGCTCGAGCGATTACGGGTCCCGCCACGGCATTGAGCACTGGAAGTCTCGAAAACCGGGTCAATGCGTCTTTTCGTAGGTTCCGATTAACTGAGCGCTTCCAAGGATGTGTCCTTTCATCGCGTTCTCGAGCGAGGCTTTCGTAGGGGTGGCGAGATCGTCGAGAACCGCGTCGAGCGCGAACAGCTTGAAGAAGTACCGGTGCTTTCCAATCGGGGGACAGGGACCGCGGTATCCAGTGCGTTTCCAGTCGTTTTGGCCGGATACACCGCCTCCGAAATCTCGTGTCCCCTCGGAAAGCGAATGGACGCCCTTTGGAATGTTGTAGAGCACCCAGTGGACCCAGATCGTCTTCGGCGCCCCGGGGTCCGGGGCATCGGGGTCGTCCACGATGAGGGCGAAGCTCACCGTTCCTTCGGGAGGGTCCGACCAGGCGAGCGGCGGCGAAACGTCGCGCCCCTCACAGGTAAACCGTGCCGGTATCTCCTCCATGTGCTCGAAAGCCGTCGATCTCAATCTGAGAGGCATGGCTGTATTCCCAACGAAATCTTGCGTCGCTCGCGGCGAAAATGCTACCTCTACATTATCTGGAGTCGCTTTCGATGCAAATATCCCCTCGACGGGTCGTCTTTCCCCAAGGCTATTACGTGCGTTTCCGGGCTGCGCTCAACCATGGAGATGGAAGGCTGATGACCCTTTCCGAGGGCGGGGCCTATGTGGCCACGGTGGTGAACCTGCTCCCTCAGGCGCAGCTCTCGATGGCCATCGACATACCGGAGCTCGACCGCACCGTCGAGGTCGAGGCCGTCGTGGCGTGGGAGAACCGAGGAGCGACACGGCGTTCCTCACAGCCCGACGGGTATGGGCTCCGGTTCATCCGAGTCCCGGCCCCGTCGGCCGAGGCGATCCAATGGCTCCTCCGCCAA
This genomic interval carries:
- a CDS encoding YceI family protein, yielding MLDSIMTGLLMLGAVAQGERSYQVISDESRMTIEVGRAGFFKMFGHDHLIEVGALEGIVSWNADSPQESRFVLEVDASSLAVADAELSEDDRAEIQSDMETKALSLGEHPMIRFESSAAKLVKNDEGITRLEITGSLSLRGVERNLVVPASFEVEGDRLTARGALELPSDQWGVPQISVAGGSVKTKKELKIAFDIVARPRELSSGKAEPSLESQKDFR
- a CDS encoding YbhB/YbcL family Raf kinase inhibitor-like protein, yielding MPLRLRSTAFEHMEEIPARFTCEGRDVSPPLAWSDPPEGTVSFALIVDDPDAPDPGAPKTIWVHWVLYNIPKGVHSLSEGTRDFGGGVSGQNDWKRTGYRGPCPPIGKHRYFFKLFALDAVLDDLATPTKASLENAMKGHILGSAQLIGTYEKTH